The Candidatus Polarisedimenticolia bacterium genome includes a region encoding these proteins:
- a CDS encoding S8 family peptidase has protein sequence MKRARPMQKILMGMAVLVLLTAASGVGDLGLSTSYAGPSLEPAVAAKLSPRAADMLLRGNPGAPVKMIVTTGQSTSLDVATLLQMGGKVTRQYAQLDSYAVSLPARAIRQLAGLPNVRHVSVDHPVQVLNDLNYVTLGADIAKKNLGLNGHDVVIAVLDTGIYKHPDLGSRLTKEVDFAATEKDYVDYYGHGTHVAGIIAGNAHDSSDAKSFRRFYGVAPDSKLISVRVLGRDGTGYVSDVLAGIDWVIANRAGQKIRVMNLSLGHAVEESYLTDPLCQAVEKAWKAGIVVVVSAGNNGSLGYGTIGSPGNDPYVITVGASNNYLTSYRGDDILATYSSLGPTAIDHFVKPDLVAPGNRTISLRSPASALDSTYPGLRKKYGVFNNDPNKANQDSPYFELSGTSMSAAVVSGMAAILIDADNSLSPDTVKARLMRSAEKRLSYNIFQVGAGFANLYAALQERGIALLPSLSPRAYLTSTGIVVESTNLLWGNPLSWDEISIWGGDPLRNTDEVGSYGAVWGGGGTLRGFSVDSHDGVVFGDNDPMVP, from the coding sequence ATCTTGGTCTGTCGACTTCGTACGCCGGGCCGAGTCTCGAACCCGCCGTCGCTGCCAAGCTGAGCCCGCGCGCCGCCGACATGCTGTTGCGCGGCAATCCGGGCGCTCCCGTGAAGATGATTGTCACGACCGGGCAATCCACCAGTCTCGATGTGGCGACTCTCCTGCAGATGGGAGGGAAGGTCACCCGGCAGTATGCGCAGCTGGACAGCTACGCCGTCTCACTGCCCGCGCGGGCCATCCGCCAGCTGGCGGGGCTTCCCAATGTCCGCCACGTCTCCGTCGACCATCCGGTCCAGGTCCTGAACGACCTGAACTACGTAACCCTCGGGGCCGACATCGCCAAGAAAAACCTGGGGCTCAACGGCCACGACGTGGTCATCGCGGTCCTCGACACCGGCATATACAAGCATCCCGATCTCGGCAGCCGGCTCACGAAGGAGGTCGACTTCGCCGCCACCGAGAAGGATTATGTCGACTACTACGGCCACGGCACCCATGTCGCCGGGATCATCGCCGGCAACGCCCACGATAGCAGCGACGCCAAGTCGTTCCGGCGTTTCTACGGCGTCGCGCCCGATTCCAAGCTCATTTCGGTGCGCGTCCTGGGCCGCGACGGCACGGGCTACGTCAGCGATGTCCTGGCCGGCATCGACTGGGTGATCGCCAACCGCGCCGGCCAGAAAATCCGCGTCATGAACCTGTCTTTGGGCCATGCGGTCGAAGAGTCGTACCTGACCGATCCTCTCTGTCAGGCGGTCGAGAAGGCCTGGAAGGCCGGCATCGTCGTCGTCGTTTCGGCCGGCAACAATGGATCGCTGGGCTACGGAACCATCGGCAGCCCGGGGAACGACCCCTACGTCATCACGGTGGGGGCATCCAACAACTATCTGACGTCCTACCGCGGCGATGACATCCTGGCGACCTATTCCTCCCTCGGGCCCACGGCAATCGACCATTTCGTCAAGCCGGACCTGGTGGCTCCCGGGAACCGCACGATTTCGCTGCGCTCCCCGGCGTCGGCGCTCGATTCGACCTATCCGGGGCTGCGGAAGAAATACGGCGTCTTCAACAACGATCCGAACAAGGCGAACCAGGACTCGCCTTACTTCGAGCTGAGCGGCACCAGCATGTCGGCCGCGGTGGTCTCCGGAATGGCCGCCATCCTGATCGACGCCGATAACAGCCTCAGCCCCGACACCGTGAAGGCGCGCCTGATGCGCTCGGCCGAAAAGCGGCTGAGCTACAACATCTTCCAGGTGGGCGCCGGCTTCGCGAACCTTTATGCCGCCCTGCAGGAGCGCGGCATTGCGCTGCTGCCTTCTCTATCGCCGCGCGCCTACCTCACCTCCACCGGCATCGTCGTGGAGAGCACCAACCTGCTCTGGGGAAATCCGTTGAGCTGGGACGAGATTTCGATCTGGGGAGGCGACCCTCTGCGCAACACCGACGAGGTGGGTTCCTACGGCGCGGTCTGGGGCGGCGGCGGGACTTTGCGTGGCTTCAGCGTCGATTCACACGACGGCGTCGTCTTCGGGGACAACGATCCGATGGTGCCGTAG